The sequence below is a genomic window from Anas platyrhynchos isolate ZD024472 breed Pekin duck chromosome 20, IASCAAS_PekinDuck_T2T, whole genome shotgun sequence.
ctGTACTGAGTAAAGGAAAACTGTGTACAACATGGGGTTCTACAAAAAGATCAGAGCTAGTGATCGTTTATGTACGAGATCGGGATCTGCTGTGGCGGGGAGAGTAGCGTGGAGATCCTCTGCTTCTTCTTGGGGAATAACTGCGGCTTCTGCTGTTGCTTCGACTACGGCTTCTGCTACGACTACGGCTGCGTGACCGAGATCTTCCATAGCTTGGACTTCTTGGACCATCAACTTTAACACGGATGTAGGCAGTTTCTCCCTATTGAATAGACAGAACTTTCGATTGAAAGGTCTAGGCTTTAGGGCCATCTTTTTAGGCATGCTGACAGACTGCGGATATCGTTTACTAAAGCACAGAAATAGACACCAAAGCCTTAATAAAGTCTATTCCGTGACAAACTGACCACAGACTTAGTTtagctgctttgtgtttttaaaacaacaaacaccacaCAATCCTTACCTTCAGCTCCTACTGTTAAGCCCTTTGTATCCAATTCTGGCCAAAAGAGTAAGTATGGAACCTACCTCATGAGATCTAAATTTAGTGTTATCCAGTTTTCGCACAGCGTAGGTCATATCTTCCTTCCGTACAAACTCCACGACACCAGTGCCATCTCGGAAAACATCAGCATAACATACATCACCTGCCTCACGCATGTGATCCTTTAAATCCTGCCAACTTCCACTTGGAGGCAGCCCTAGATAAAAAAGCAACACCTCGCTTTACAACCCCAGCGTATTAGCATCGTCTGTAGATACAGCACAGCAGAAAGGAGAGGCTACGCAGCAAGCAAGCAGGCTGCCTCGAGAAGCTGTTAGCAGCCAGGAGGAGTGCTCTGTGCAAGCTACGTGAGGAGATGCTTTGTAAgaagtgctgcagagctgcatcaCCCCTCATAGCTGCGAGGATCGAGGAGGGGAACACGCTTGGGCTAGCGAGAGCAACGACTCACCCGAGACGATCACTCTGTACTCCGAGCGTCGCGATGGGGGCCCGTACCTGCCccggggggctcctccacctccacctcctccgccgcctctgCCGGTGCCCCGGCCGCTGCGAGGGAACTCCACGCGGAGGCGATACCCATCGTAATCGTAGCCGTCCCGCCCGTACACGGCATCCTCCGCGTCCCTGCGGGCCGGGTCGTGGCGGTGAGCTCGGCCTCCATCTCCCCCCCTCGTTATCACCGCGCCCTgcaacccccccccctctccctcccccgcCTTTGTTCCCGCTTCCCGCCggcccctccccgccgccccgtTAGCGCCGCCTGAggcctgagggggggggggcagcgggagccGGGCAGCGCCTcagcaaccgtggggaggccgcgCAGGGCCCGGGGCCTGACGGCGTGAGGAGAAGGGGGGATGGGGAGAGCAGCGGGGCCTCACCTGGGGTCCTCAAACTCGACGAAGGCGAAGGGCGGCCCCCCGCGGCGGTTCTTGAGGTCGATGTCGCGGATGGCGCCGTACTTGTAGAAGACGTCCTCGATGTCCTTGGTGCGGATGTCGGGGGGCAGGTTCCCCACGTAGATGCGGCAGTCGTTGTTGCCGGCCGGGCCGCGGATCACGCCCCCCCCGGACATGGCGAGGTCGGCAATGGCTGCGGCGGGGCTGGGCCTGAggcgcgggcggcggcggcggcgggcgggcggtgTCGGTGTCGGGGCCGGGCCGTGCGGACGGGAGCTCTCCTCACGCCGCCTCCCCCAACCGCCGCTGCAAAATGGCGCCCGCGGCTCCCCCTCGCGCTCCTGCTGCGCGCAGCGATCTCACCCCCGAGCCGCAGCACCTCCCGCGCGGCCCCGCGGAGAGAGTCCTA
It includes:
- the SRSF1 gene encoding LOW QUALITY PROTEIN: serine/arginine-rich splicing factor 1 (The sequence of the model RefSeq protein was modified relative to this genomic sequence to represent the inferred CDS: deleted 1 base in 1 codon), with product MSGGGVIRGPAGNNDCRIYVGNLPPDIRTKDIEDVFYKYGAIRDIDLKNRRGGPPFAFVEFEDPRDAEDAVYGRDGYDYDGYRLRVEFPRSGRGTGRGGGGGGGGGAPRGRYGPPSRRSEYRVIVSGLPPSGSWQDLKDHMREAGDVCYADVFRDGTGVVEFVRKEDMTYAVRKLDNTKFRSHEGETAYIRVKVDGPRSPSYGRSRSRSVVVAEAVVEATAEAAVIPQEEAEDLHATLPATADPDLVHKRSLALIFL